A genomic stretch from Anaerohalosphaeraceae bacterium includes:
- a CDS encoding polysaccharide biosynthesis tyrosine autokinase — MGYREMDYPDRKLDTSGMPEPFAELVEYRPGEAEEQVPQSEFDFFGLLRRRWWILVLVAGVVYAAGIPTILIMTKKLYRTVGSIEIAPIVPAIIYRDYESDRPLPNYEGFKNTQADLMASDRVLRRVAEEIKPMNLKLFANVPDLYSALRQMVENGTIAIRPDRRTYLVKIEMITPQHLAEEAKILVNSIIRNYLNVAMEGQSGEENARLTILQDKRKQLLQKIEAQQETIRQLAEEYGTEELTILQKMRYERLASLQRQLTDVEIQLLALDSQIHLLENGAAEQVPNTEYFEQQRERILQQEPSLQVLRKDILRYEKEVLISRQTMQPGNPVLIRQEQVLQTLKDRYEERKQEVLKQFEATFEQNQQNSRQLKLNELKSQKTQLLALQNQLQERLAEQDQEAIQLGRKQFIINDQKEQLQQTKEDLLSINRRIEEIMIESKRPARISVADNAFSSPSTATRKKMAAAVGFGGLMLGLLAAFLIDRLDKRIHDPQEVVKRVQVRILGTTTDPRSINKTLLGQQLNDDYQTIRANLGLLENPEGSKIILVTSPGVQDGKTTFCVNLATSFANSGKKTLLIDADLRKPDIVEVLNLPRALRGFQDYLFGKKLEECLYPYSKSNFFILASDFRNSADALDLLAHPQSGERLRKLRESFDIVLIDSPPVLAFADALVLSRQADAVVLTTFLGHTSQPDIQEALSRLRQVGAKVIGTVVNNVKADQGYRSYGYGYGYAYGQKSRRRRKKHSELFLSASEDSQNPPPPHLPRSS, encoded by the coding sequence TTGGGATACAGAGAAATGGATTATCCGGACAGAAAGTTAGATACTTCCGGAATGCCGGAGCCGTTTGCGGAATTAGTTGAATATCGCCCTGGTGAAGCAGAAGAACAGGTTCCTCAGTCGGAGTTTGATTTCTTCGGGCTTCTTCGACGGCGATGGTGGATTCTTGTTCTCGTTGCAGGAGTTGTTTATGCGGCGGGAATACCTACGATTCTCATTATGACCAAAAAGCTTTATCGGACCGTTGGTTCAATCGAGATTGCCCCGATTGTTCCGGCTATCATTTATCGGGATTATGAATCTGATCGTCCGCTGCCGAACTATGAAGGATTCAAAAATACTCAAGCGGATTTGATGGCCAGTGATCGGGTACTGCGGCGGGTGGCGGAAGAAATCAAACCGATGAATCTGAAACTGTTTGCGAACGTACCGGATTTGTATTCCGCACTGCGGCAAATGGTTGAAAACGGGACGATTGCAATTCGGCCGGACCGGAGGACCTACCTAGTCAAGATTGAGATGATTACTCCCCAGCATTTGGCGGAGGAGGCAAAGATTCTTGTCAATTCCATCATCCGAAATTATTTGAATGTGGCGATGGAAGGCCAAAGCGGGGAGGAAAATGCCCGTTTGACAATTTTGCAGGATAAGCGAAAGCAGCTGCTTCAGAAAATTGAGGCCCAGCAGGAGACGATTCGTCAGTTGGCGGAAGAATATGGAACAGAGGAACTGACGATTCTCCAAAAGATGCGGTATGAGCGGTTGGCCAGTCTTCAGCGTCAGCTGACGGATGTGGAGATTCAGCTGCTGGCATTGGATTCTCAGATTCATCTCCTGGAAAATGGCGCGGCGGAGCAGGTTCCGAATACGGAATATTTTGAACAGCAGCGGGAGCGGATTCTTCAGCAGGAACCATCTTTGCAGGTTCTCCGGAAAGATATTCTTCGGTATGAAAAAGAGGTTCTAATCAGCCGGCAGACAATGCAGCCCGGCAATCCGGTTTTGATTCGTCAGGAGCAGGTTCTTCAGACTCTCAAGGATCGGTATGAAGAGCGAAAGCAGGAGGTTCTAAAGCAGTTTGAAGCTACCTTTGAACAAAACCAGCAAAACAGCCGTCAGCTGAAGCTGAATGAGCTGAAAAGTCAGAAAACGCAGCTGCTGGCGTTGCAGAACCAACTGCAAGAAAGACTGGCTGAGCAGGACCAGGAGGCCATTCAGCTTGGGCGCAAGCAGTTTATTATTAATGATCAGAAAGAACAGCTTCAACAGACCAAAGAAGACCTGCTGAGCATTAATCGGCGGATTGAGGAGATTATGATTGAGAGCAAGCGTCCGGCGAGGATTTCGGTTGCAGACAATGCTTTCAGTTCCCCCTCTACTGCTACACGCAAGAAGATGGCAGCGGCAGTGGGATTCGGCGGGCTGATGCTGGGGCTGCTGGCGGCTTTTCTGATTGACCGGCTTGATAAACGCATTCATGATCCCCAGGAAGTGGTCAAACGGGTGCAAGTGAGGATTCTGGGGACCACAACGGACCCTCGTTCAATCAACAAAACGCTCCTCGGACAGCAGCTGAATGATGATTATCAAACAATTCGGGCGAATCTGGGACTTTTGGAGAATCCGGAGGGGTCCAAGATTATTTTGGTGACCAGTCCGGGTGTCCAGGACGGCAAAACGACGTTTTGTGTCAATTTGGCCACTTCTTTTGCCAATTCCGGAAAAAAGACGCTTCTGATTGATGCCGACCTGCGAAAACCGGATATTGTGGAGGTGCTGAATCTGCCCCGGGCGCTCCGCGGCTTCCAGGATTATCTCTTTGGGAAAAAGCTGGAGGAGTGTTTGTATCCGTACTCGAAGTCCAATTTTTTTATTCTGGCTTCTGATTTTCGAAACAGTGCAGATGCTCTGGATTTGCTGGCGCATCCGCAAAGCGGGGAACGACTGCGGAAGCTGCGTGAATCCTTTGATATTGTTCTGATTGATTCTCCGCCGGTTTTGGCTTTTGCGGATGCCTTGGTTTTGTCTCGACAGGCGGATGCGGTCGTTTTGACGACGTTTTTGGGACATACGTCCCAACCGGATATTCAGGAGGCCCTCTCACGGCTGCGCCAGGTGGGGGCCAAAGTAATCGGAACGGTGGTGAACAATGTGAAGGCGGACCAGGGTTACCGCTCATACGGTTACGGCTACGGTTATGCATACGGACAAAAAAGCCGACGCCGCCGCAAGAAACATTCCGAACTGTTTTTGAGTGCTTCGGAAGATTCTCAGAACCCTCCGCCGCCACATCTGCCGCGGTCTTCGTAA
- a CDS encoding sugar transferase, whose amino-acid sequence MHYFWFGLENLSGSNSSLGQRLLTAYPANRLLLDMLKTEAQAPCRFYLPACCRTMDLDSLKEVFFYPAESPVEPIQRTEEDYILLSNGAVLAKVEKTYLREVLSSFDWEAAAFRIDPSLDAGREQARLTRDSRIVGFRRQYHPAAEPDFPSEQRPDFFCCRPEVFERLLRSLLEKPGLSFLKHCESVGLKVSWLSIGGQRLELFSEAGLAALLRFSQTHRAGTIVNPALWKGRAFVKGIVHGGRELQIGSGAVIAAPAILCDRAHIGEGAVVQGVFLGPSVSVPSRQRIQRHGIWNGEGKDLLIQTLPISPEGLNRDEKPFREWSFFSYPRFGKRLVDIVISIIVLLLFLPFFPLIALAVKVTSPGPVFYRARRQGLHGREFSCLKFRTMIVGAETLQEQLRTANQVDGPQFKIEDDPRTSPIGKFLRDTCIDELPQFFNVLLGQMSVVGPRPSPENENEYCPAWRQARLSVRPGITGLWQVCRTRQQGRDFQEWIYYDMEYVRRLSLGLDLLICMKTARKLIGSFLDQFG is encoded by the coding sequence ATGCATTATTTTTGGTTTGGGCTTGAAAATCTTTCGGGTTCGAACTCTTCCTTAGGACAACGGCTGCTGACGGCTTATCCGGCGAATCGTCTTTTGCTGGATATGCTCAAGACCGAAGCGCAGGCCCCATGCCGATTTTATCTGCCTGCCTGCTGCCGAACCATGGACTTGGACAGTCTGAAAGAAGTCTTTTTCTATCCTGCCGAAAGTCCCGTCGAACCGATTCAAAGAACCGAAGAGGATTATATTCTTCTTTCGAATGGTGCGGTTTTGGCGAAGGTCGAGAAGACGTATCTCCGCGAGGTTCTTTCTTCTTTTGACTGGGAGGCAGCGGCTTTTCGTATAGACCCTTCTCTGGATGCAGGGCGTGAGCAGGCGCGTCTCACGAGGGATTCGAGGATTGTCGGCTTTCGAAGGCAGTATCACCCGGCAGCGGAGCCGGATTTTCCGTCTGAGCAGCGGCCGGATTTTTTTTGCTGTAGGCCGGAAGTGTTTGAGAGACTGTTGCGTTCTTTGTTAGAAAAGCCGGGGCTTTCTTTTCTGAAACATTGTGAATCTGTCGGCCTGAAGGTGTCTTGGCTGAGTATAGGCGGGCAGCGGTTGGAACTGTTTTCAGAGGCCGGTCTGGCGGCACTGCTTCGGTTCAGTCAAACCCACCGTGCGGGGACGATAGTGAATCCAGCCTTGTGGAAAGGGCGTGCATTTGTCAAGGGGATTGTCCACGGCGGCAGGGAACTTCAAATCGGTTCAGGGGCTGTGATTGCTGCGCCTGCCATCTTGTGCGACCGGGCACACATTGGCGAGGGGGCTGTTGTGCAGGGAGTTTTTCTGGGACCTTCCGTTTCGGTGCCAAGCCGGCAGAGGATTCAAAGGCATGGAATTTGGAACGGCGAAGGAAAGGATTTACTGATTCAGACTCTCCCGATCAGTCCGGAAGGGCTGAACCGAGATGAAAAGCCGTTTCGAGAATGGTCTTTTTTTTCATATCCCCGGTTTGGAAAACGACTTGTGGATATTGTGATTTCAATAATTGTGCTTTTGTTGTTTTTGCCGTTTTTCCCTTTGATTGCCTTAGCGGTCAAAGTGACGTCACCGGGCCCTGTTTTTTACCGAGCCCGCAGACAGGGGCTTCACGGCAGGGAGTTTTCCTGTCTGAAGTTCCGGACGATGATTGTTGGCGCCGAGACACTCCAGGAGCAGCTTCGAACCGCCAACCAAGTTGACGGTCCTCAGTTTAAGATTGAAGATGACCCGCGAACCAGTCCGATCGGCAAATTTCTGAGGGACACCTGCATCGATGAGCTGCCGCAGTTCTTCAATGTTTTGCTGGGCCAAATGAGTGTGGTGGGGCCGCGTCCTTCCCCGGAAAACGAGAATGAGTATTGTCCGGCCTGGCGTCAGGCCCGACTTTCCGTTCGTCCCGGGATTACCGGTTTGTGGCAGGTATGTCGAACCCGGCAGCAGGGTCGGGACTTTCAGGAATGGATTTATTATGATATGGAATATGTGCGGCGGCTGTCGCTGGGACTGGATTTGCTGATTTGCATGAAGACAGCGCGGAAACTCATTGGTTCATTTTTAGATCAGTTTGGATGA
- a CDS encoding DUF3826 domain-containing protein produces the protein MTAQRNRVAAILFALGFTSALQAETAVEAAIRIQKAIDKGTPPAWMNPVLPENIQKNIQNKGKTLAQHLKLGNEEKEARVASLLAEHYGRVWAWHQQIDQELEAAWSAWDEARDPAKGGKDELKALTVMVEQIDPIYAQFAPQIQNLLEALQQILTDEQITALLDQITRSPGVDRTYNAYLEMVPQMKDTEKKIIRQRLEQARRDSLAAWTDKEIVRIFKKYKLRNEFSIDYFGYGYREHYKAWVERNKQAK, from the coding sequence TGCAGGCAGAAACCGCCGTGGAGGCGGCAATCCGAATACAGAAGGCAATTGACAAGGGTACCCCGCCGGCATGGATGAACCCCGTTTTGCCCGAAAACATTCAAAAAAACATCCAAAACAAAGGGAAAACCCTTGCCCAACACCTGAAGTTAGGCAATGAGGAGAAGGAAGCCAGAGTCGCCTCGCTGCTGGCCGAGCACTACGGCCGGGTCTGGGCGTGGCATCAGCAGATAGATCAAGAACTGGAGGCCGCCTGGTCTGCCTGGGATGAGGCACGAGACCCAGCCAAAGGAGGCAAGGATGAACTGAAGGCCCTGACTGTCATGGTCGAACAGATCGACCCAATCTATGCCCAGTTTGCTCCCCAGATACAGAACCTGCTCGAGGCCCTTCAGCAGATACTCACTGACGAGCAAATCACGGCCCTGCTGGACCAGATTACCCGCTCCCCGGGCGTAGACCGCACCTACAATGCCTACCTCGAAATGGTTCCCCAGATGAAAGACACGGAAAAAAAGATAATTCGCCAACGGTTAGAACAGGCACGACGGGACTCCCTGGCAGCCTGGACAGATAAAGAAATCGTCAGGATTTTTAAAAAATATAAGCTCCGTAATGAATTTTCTATAGATTACTTCGGCTACGGCTATCGGGAACATTACAAGGCATGGGTCGAACGGAACAAACAGGCGAAATGA
- a CDS encoding tetratricopeptide repeat protein, which yields MFRRPGRINWGFLFVVVFALTAGMLTVGGLWYWNKHLRAQRGLQRGLAAFEKKQWESAAVHLGNYLAAIQPRQDTAILLKYAEAQMNRRPLSRSYIEQALRAYHQILRLEENDEVRRRLIEFYVRTDPAEAQRLAESFLERQDSPEIACYAAQAVLQRGQFAAARRRLEQVLEKHPDCLQAYLLLAQLAQQDAESAGKTPLEWLTAGVNANPNDPAAYLYRAQYILQNRQAAEAAADIQKAESLPLQTRQQRMQMASVYLAAGRLEETRRLLESLQAEESNDLSIWLLWAQWAVRLGSEEEMIRVAQEGMATLQPDPYDFLTTAAELFIQARQWEQAESIIRQMTERKEEPELILYLQGVLAQAKGDWPAAVSIWRKLSSASAGPDASIRLAQALMEIGDPLAAIQHLRTVLLRFPDHTQAHALLARWCLKEGRWSEAADHIRQALRKQPDNLEYRKIWLTVRFRQVQESGQSSEREKIAQELRSVAQEEPSLLLEQLGLWIETGQLNEAETELEQLKKQGGPTLKLRILECELLRAKGQLEQARQMLEELCREYPNSLEPIQKWVVFTIQNKEYEKAAAFLNALPLDSFSKEQQKTLNTWRAEVLFLQGWTQEGAEILSALAKQFPSEISIRRRLIDWTRRTEEIERLQKWIEEIKSIEGEQGRQWRYEQARLLYERGEIHRDYSQIVSLLSTVLRSYPDDIDSRILLASVHESAGNLTLAVQEYQNALARDMDNLELVVSAVAAMYRAQEYKAAEAVLQEAARRGLRDPRLSRLEVHRLIQQGKFGPATEILREMIKKSPDDQNLKLSLALMYLYQNQLDEAEQCIHQLQEPETFSLPVIAARVELALRRNNPQGAVQICDEAIAEHPEPRLYALRAMTRMQIGRMEEAEEDVRTLLRESGSSRENYLLAADLFVSLNRLQAAVETMDKAVQEFPEDSAVLRKAVLVYARDPQRRKTVSALLEKSLSADPKDPLLLLLKAQMLLAENTASSAEEGETLLNQLLNEYPRLEAGWATLADWYLRNGQTGRAMDCLLRGLEFFPESKPLLLLKARLEGIRGGHLALPTLQDLYQRFPNDERIAAQYAETLLRAKRFQDAESLLQAHLNRSKSPDPSFRVLYLILLYQSGRSEQASQLFDQEMKEGKDPLLVFQKWAALLVQDKQWSLLRDLFERYSDQIPSLPDTAARFCLQMGVDSDPKGHQTASDCLQTLLTRYPKHPQLMLALAKLYHYWQQYGTAEQIYRDLLVQENLLDDADKATVMNNLAWILFHQNRLPQEALQWANKGLTIQPKNADLLDTRGEIYFQLGDYVKAREDFESAIQNFPPFSPERVKTGFRLVKTLINLGKKEEAMKLSAEVERWNQQNPVLTEGQLDELRKFPNLF from the coding sequence ATGTTTAGAAGACCTGGCCGGATTAATTGGGGTTTTTTGTTCGTTGTTGTCTTTGCGCTGACCGCCGGAATGCTGACGGTAGGGGGGCTATGGTACTGGAATAAACATTTGCGTGCTCAGCGCGGGCTTCAGAGGGGACTGGCTGCTTTTGAGAAGAAGCAGTGGGAGTCTGCGGCTGTTCATTTGGGCAATTATCTGGCGGCGATACAACCCAGACAGGATACGGCCATTCTTTTAAAATATGCGGAAGCTCAGATGAATCGGCGACCGCTGTCACGCAGTTATATTGAACAGGCCCTGCGTGCCTATCACCAGATTCTTCGGCTGGAAGAAAACGATGAGGTTCGCCGACGGCTGATTGAATTCTATGTCCGGACTGATCCGGCGGAGGCCCAGCGTCTGGCCGAGTCCTTTCTGGAGCGGCAGGATAGTCCGGAAATTGCCTGCTATGCCGCACAGGCCGTCCTGCAGCGCGGTCAATTTGCGGCAGCCCGGCGGCGTCTTGAACAGGTGCTTGAAAAACATCCGGACTGTCTTCAGGCCTATCTTCTGCTGGCTCAGCTGGCACAGCAAGATGCCGAATCGGCAGGCAAAACACCTTTGGAGTGGCTGACAGCCGGGGTGAATGCCAATCCAAATGATCCGGCAGCCTATTTATACCGGGCTCAATATATCCTCCAAAATCGGCAGGCGGCAGAGGCCGCGGCGGATATTCAGAAAGCTGAATCTCTGCCGCTTCAGACACGGCAGCAAAGGATGCAAATGGCGTCAGTTTATCTGGCGGCCGGGCGATTGGAGGAGACGAGGAGACTGTTAGAATCGCTGCAGGCGGAAGAGTCAAACGATTTGTCTATATGGCTTTTGTGGGCCCAATGGGCCGTACGGCTCGGCAGCGAGGAGGAGATGATTCGCGTGGCTCAGGAGGGGATGGCGACTTTGCAGCCGGACCCCTATGACTTCCTGACAACAGCTGCAGAACTTTTTATTCAGGCCCGTCAGTGGGAACAGGCAGAGAGCATCATCCGGCAAATGACGGAGAGGAAGGAAGAGCCGGAGCTGATTTTATATCTGCAGGGAGTCTTGGCGCAGGCCAAAGGAGATTGGCCGGCGGCTGTATCGATTTGGCGGAAATTATCCTCTGCTTCCGCCGGTCCGGATGCTTCCATTCGATTGGCGCAGGCCTTGATGGAAATTGGAGACCCGTTAGCGGCTATTCAGCATCTGCGAACGGTGCTGCTGCGGTTTCCCGACCATACCCAGGCTCATGCCCTTCTGGCTCGCTGGTGCCTGAAGGAAGGGCGGTGGTCTGAAGCGGCGGATCATATTCGGCAGGCCCTGCGAAAGCAGCCGGATAATCTGGAATATCGGAAGATATGGCTGACTGTCCGCTTTCGTCAGGTTCAGGAGTCTGGGCAATCTTCCGAGCGGGAAAAAATCGCTCAAGAATTAAGGTCTGTAGCCCAGGAGGAGCCCTCGCTTTTGTTAGAACAGCTCGGCTTATGGATTGAAACCGGACAGCTAAACGAGGCGGAAACAGAACTGGAACAGCTTAAAAAACAGGGAGGTCCAACCCTTAAACTTCGTATCCTTGAATGTGAACTTCTCAGGGCCAAGGGACAATTGGAACAGGCCCGTCAGATGCTGGAGGAGCTTTGTCGAGAATATCCGAACTCTTTGGAGCCGATTCAAAAATGGGTTGTCTTTACGATTCAAAACAAAGAGTATGAGAAAGCTGCCGCTTTTTTGAATGCTCTGCCTCTGGATTCTTTTTCCAAAGAACAGCAAAAAACGCTGAATACGTGGCGTGCGGAAGTGCTTTTTCTGCAAGGGTGGACTCAGGAAGGAGCAGAGATTCTTTCTGCTTTGGCCAAGCAATTTCCATCAGAGATTTCCATCCGACGGCGCCTGATTGACTGGACCCGCCGAACGGAAGAAATAGAGCGTCTTCAAAAATGGATTGAGGAGATTAAAAGTATAGAAGGCGAACAAGGACGTCAATGGCGGTATGAGCAGGCGCGCCTGCTGTATGAACGGGGAGAGATTCACAGGGACTATTCGCAGATTGTTTCGCTTCTGAGTACAGTTCTTCGCAGTTATCCGGATGATATAGACAGCCGGATTCTTTTGGCTTCCGTTCACGAGTCGGCCGGCAATCTGACACTGGCCGTTCAGGAATACCAAAATGCATTAGCGCGAGATATGGACAACTTGGAGCTGGTGGTTTCCGCCGTAGCGGCAATGTATCGAGCGCAGGAATACAAGGCAGCGGAAGCCGTTCTTCAGGAGGCGGCCCGCCGGGGACTCCGCGATCCGCGTTTGTCACGACTGGAGGTCCATCGTCTGATTCAGCAGGGCAAGTTCGGGCCGGCTACGGAAATCCTTCGAGAAATGATCAAGAAATCTCCGGATGATCAGAATCTTAAATTATCCCTGGCTCTGATGTATCTTTATCAAAATCAGCTTGATGAAGCTGAACAATGCATTCATCAATTGCAGGAGCCAGAGACATTTTCTCTGCCGGTGATCGCCGCCAGGGTTGAACTGGCGCTCCGCCGGAACAATCCCCAAGGGGCTGTTCAGATTTGTGATGAAGCGATTGCCGAGCATCCGGAGCCGCGTTTATACGCTTTACGAGCGATGACGCGTATGCAGATTGGCCGAATGGAGGAAGCCGAAGAAGATGTCAGGACTCTGCTGAGAGAATCCGGTTCTTCCCGGGAAAATTACCTCCTTGCGGCAGATTTATTTGTCAGTTTGAATCGGCTCCAGGCGGCTGTTGAAACCATGGATAAGGCGGTGCAGGAATTTCCGGAGGATTCGGCGGTTTTGCGAAAAGCCGTTCTGGTATATGCGAGAGATCCGCAGCGGCGGAAAACTGTTAGTGCTCTTCTTGAAAAATCTCTGTCAGCTGACCCCAAAGACCCTCTGCTTCTTTTGCTGAAGGCCCAGATGCTTCTGGCGGAAAATACCGCCTCCTCTGCAGAAGAGGGCGAAACCCTATTAAACCAGCTTCTGAATGAATACCCCCGCCTCGAGGCCGGCTGGGCTACGCTGGCGGATTGGTATCTGCGAAACGGACAGACTGGCCGGGCGATGGATTGTCTTCTTCGAGGGCTGGAGTTTTTCCCCGAAAGCAAACCCCTTCTTTTGCTGAAGGCACGTCTGGAGGGGATACGCGGAGGGCACTTGGCACTTCCAACTTTGCAGGATTTATATCAGCGGTTTCCAAACGATGAACGTATAGCGGCTCAGTATGCAGAAACTCTTCTACGGGCAAAACGGTTTCAGGATGCCGAATCTCTTTTGCAGGCACACTTAAACCGCTCGAAATCGCCGGATCCTTCATTTCGGGTCCTTTATCTTATTCTTCTTTACCAGAGCGGGCGGTCGGAGCAGGCCTCGCAGCTGTTTGACCAAGAAATGAAGGAAGGAAAAGACCCGTTGCTGGTTTTTCAGAAATGGGCGGCGCTTTTGGTCCAGGATAAACAATGGTCTCTGCTGAGAGATTTGTTTGAGAGGTATTCTGACCAAATTCCTTCTCTTCCGGATACAGCAGCCCGTTTTTGTCTTCAGATGGGAGTGGATTCGGACCCCAAAGGACATCAAACAGCTTCCGATTGTCTTCAGACTCTGCTGACCCGTTATCCGAAACATCCGCAGCTGATGCTGGCTTTGGCCAAACTTTACCATTATTGGCAGCAGTACGGAACGGCTGAACAGATTTATCGAGATTTGCTGGTGCAGGAAAATCTGTTGGATGATGCTGACAAAGCAACTGTTATGAATAATCTTGCGTGGATTTTATTCCACCAGAATCGGCTGCCGCAGGAAGCCCTTCAATGGGCCAATAAAGGTTTGACGATTCAGCCAAAAAACGCGGATTTGCTCGATACACGGGGTGAGATCTATTTTCAGCTGGGCGATTATGTTAAGGCCCGAGAAGATTTTGAAAGTGCGATTCAGAATTTCCCGCCGTTCTCTCCTGAGAGGGTCAAAACCGGTTTTCGTCTTGTTAAGACACTTATCAATCTCGGGAAAAAAGAAGAAGCAATGAAGCTGTCTGCGGAGGTCGAGAGATGGAATCAGCAGAATCCGGTTCTGACAGAGGGTCAGTTAGATGAACTGCGAAAGTTTCCTAACTTATTTTAA
- a CDS encoding polysaccharide biosynthesis/export family protein: MKSDKLNLILSILVSLSLTGCFSSRPEDIQAFQFPNETEVTMDEYILQPPDSVTIISTKIPLLRGAETSPGLTQVIKPDGTISLEDIGQIPVAGKTPRQVADIIAQKLSALYKLAGEYPIDVQVVNRSKFYYVIGQVERPGAYTYTGRDTALQAIAKAVPTNLAWEEKVQVIRPAKAPSERSLVFALNFKKMAEQGQMNQNVLLEAGDVIYVPPTILASIGLTVQEIVGPIFTGGSAYRVLNPSN; this comes from the coding sequence ATGAAATCCGACAAATTGAATCTTATACTCTCTATCCTCGTTTCTCTTTCCTTGACGGGCTGTTTTTCGTCACGTCCGGAAGATATTCAAGCGTTTCAATTCCCGAATGAGACCGAAGTTACGATGGACGAATACATCCTCCAGCCGCCGGACTCCGTCACGATTATCAGCACAAAAATCCCGCTTCTTCGGGGAGCTGAAACCTCACCGGGGCTTACACAGGTTATTAAGCCCGACGGCACAATTTCCCTCGAAGACATTGGACAAATCCCGGTAGCCGGCAAAACTCCCCGTCAGGTTGCCGACATCATTGCCCAGAAATTGTCTGCTCTTTACAAACTGGCCGGTGAGTATCCGATTGATGTTCAAGTCGTCAACCGAAGCAAATTTTATTATGTAATCGGACAGGTAGAGAGACCGGGAGCATATACTTATACCGGACGGGATACGGCTCTTCAGGCCATTGCCAAAGCCGTTCCTACCAATCTTGCCTGGGAGGAAAAAGTTCAGGTGATTCGTCCTGCCAAAGCCCCATCAGAACGTTCGCTGGTCTTTGCGCTGAATTTCAAGAAAATGGCGGAACAGGGACAAATGAACCAAAATGTGCTATTGGAAGCAGGGGATGTTATCTACGTGCCGCCGACAATTCTGGCCTCTATCGGCCTGACCGTTCAGGAAATCGTAGGACCGATTTTTACCGGCGGAAGCGCATACCGTGTTCTGAATCCGAGCAACTAA
- a CDS encoding 7-carboxy-7-deazaguanine synthase QueE has translation MKIQISEIFYSLQGEGRLSGIPSVFVRLSGCPLRCRWCDTKYAWDYKAGREFEIEDVEKEISNYDTPYLVITGGEPMVHPDLEELVGKLARKGRHITIETSGIRSIRGLACDLMSISPKLSNAGGPKEWFRPDEIKKLLKDYDYQLKFVVDRPDDLDEIAVCLETLGTVEPYKVYLMPQASNRTEYLQKALWIAESCLKTGFSFSGRLQVMLWDGQRGR, from the coding sequence TTGAAGATACAGATTAGCGAGATCTTTTACTCACTTCAGGGGGAAGGCCGTCTTTCTGGAATTCCGAGTGTATTTGTCCGTTTATCAGGTTGTCCTTTGCGCTGCCGGTGGTGCGATACAAAGTACGCTTGGGATTATAAAGCGGGCCGTGAATTTGAAATCGAGGATGTTGAGAAGGAGATTTCCAATTACGACACACCGTATCTTGTTATCACAGGCGGCGAGCCGATGGTGCATCCGGATTTGGAAGAGTTAGTCGGAAAGCTTGCAAGAAAGGGCCGTCATATCACCATTGAAACATCGGGAATTCGCTCTATCAGAGGGCTTGCCTGTGATTTGATGAGTATTAGTCCGAAGCTGTCTAATGCCGGCGGACCAAAGGAATGGTTCCGTCCTGATGAAATCAAAAAGCTTCTGAAAGACTATGATTATCAGCTCAAGTTTGTTGTGGATCGGCCTGACGACCTCGATGAGATTGCGGTGTGTCTGGAAACACTGGGGACTGTGGAGCCGTACAAAGTCTATCTGATGCCGCAGGCATCAAATCGGACCGAGTATCTTCAGAAGGCCCTGTGGATCGCGGAGTCTTGTCTGAAGACGGGGTTTTCTTTTTCGGGGCGGCTCCAGGTGATGCTCTGGGATGGGCAGCGGGGGCGATAA